AGAGGAATTCAAGGTCCTACCGAAAGCCTTTCATTTTCGAAGCTTCCACATCActtgagaggagaaatcatagTGCAAGTCCACAAAAATGTATGCATAAAACCAACAATTTGTTTATAGCCTTAACTTGCAGAATCAATAAAAAGATGATTTTAATAGACTGAATTTGGGGTGAAGAGTTGCAAACCAGATCTGGATTTTAAGATAGAGAGAAATGGAGACAGCAGCGTGCTGTTTAGGGAAAGACTCTGAGAGGCAAACTCACATTTTATAGGtcaatttttctgaaaaaaccctaacaacaaaaccctaaaaggaAATAGAACTTTGAGACTGTACTCATCCCACGGGTCTGTCTTGGTAGATCTCTTTTAGAGACCCAGGTAACTGTGTGTCATGGTTGGTCGTACTGGGTGGGTGTCGGCAACAATCACATCAGAAATCAAACAAGGTCATTCACCATAACTCTCATCGTAATTCAATTCATAAATTATGATTTTCAGTAACTATAGATTAGAGACTAATGTAGTTCACATACATCAACTATAAAAATGAAttgttcaatttttcattttGTAAACTAGTTTTTACTAAGAATCATAAAGAACAGATATAAGAATTTGTTTAGAAAAATTTGTAAACTAGATTTTACTAAGAATCTTAAAGAACAAAtataaggaagaagaaaatggagtGAAAATGGTTGAATTCAAAGCCAAGGGAAAGTGCACCATAATGCTTTGTTGTCATCCATATGAGATGCCCCATATCATAAGAACAGGATAAGAGTCTCTCCATAGAGCTTAACAGAGGCATAACTCGAGAAGCAGAAATGGCTACTTGTATCATGACGGCTGCTAAAACCCCATTAATTGTTTCAAACTCACAATCTTCAAACCTTCGTTCAAATCATCTTTTAATCTCTTACTCAAATCAAGTAATCACTTTTCCAAGACTATCTCTCAGCATCAACAAAAAACCCCAAttcccaaaatttagggtttctgcttcatcatcatcatcaacagctTCTCCTCCTATTGtcccaaaatcaaaccctaaGAAACCCAATACTCTTCTGTCCGAttcaattacatcaatttttgcaaTTGGTTTATCATTATCGAGAATCTTTCAAGGGGTTTTAAACAAGGCACCAGAATTGGGTGGGAATTTGGTGAATACTGCTGGTCCATTGTTTTTTGCTGCGATTAGGGAAAGACCCAAAGGTTATTTGAATACACCACTGACTGTGGTTGCTTCTGGTATGTCAAAATGGCTTGATATTTACAGTGGGGTTTTGATGGTGAGGGTGTTGCTCAGTTGGTTTCCTAATGTTCCATGGGATCGTCAACCACTTTCTGCAATTAGGGATTTGTGTGATCCTTATCTGAATTTGTTTCGAAATATTATTCCACCAATTTTTGATACATTGGATGTCAGTCCGTTGCTTGCTTTTGCTGTTTTGGGTGTTTTGGGGTCAATTCTTAATAATAGCAGGGGAATGTATTGATTGGTGAAGTGATGATGGATTTGGAGATTGATGGGGTTTTCATATGGTTTATACATCTGGGGCAGCACTAGAATTGGAGTATTGGAGTAAGTTCCGCAGCTTTAAGTTTTATGTTTCGTTTGCTATTAGTACTGTAATAGTTGATATTGCTGAATATAGTACTGATTATCTTATCTGAATATATATGAATGCTGAAATTTTGCGAAAGATAAAAGTCAATTCTCGGTTATgcatttcatttcttgttgttaatGGATGGAATGTTTGTGTCTTATATGATGCTCAAAAATTTGTAACTCATGATTTAATCTATTATGTCTTAGTTTGATTATCACACTAGTTTATCGATGTTCTTTTAGTATCCCGAAGTACCTAATAGATTCAGATTTTACTTTGGATGTGGAAAGGAAAGACCTAAGCTTTTGGAACTGTTGTCTGTTGAGCTTCGTTATGTATACCGTTGTCTTGCAGAAACATTTGTCATGTTTGTGGATAAAAACTTTGATTGTTAAGACCTGGCATATCAAGTATAGGTGTCTAGGATTGTGGTACTCAACCGT
This window of the Papaver somniferum cultivar HN1 unplaced genomic scaffold, ASM357369v1 unplaced-scaffold_3, whole genome shotgun sequence genome carries:
- the LOC113341531 gene encoding ylmG homolog protein 1-2, chloroplastic-like, whose protein sequence is MATCIMTAAKTPLIVSNSQSSNLRSNHLLISYSNQVITFPRLSLSINKKPQFPKFRVSASSSSSTASPPIVPKSNPKKPNTLLSDSITSIFAIGLSLSRIFQGVLNKAPELGGNLVNTAGPLFFAAIRERPKGYLNTPLTVVASGMSKWLDIYSGVLMVRVLLSWFPNVPWDRQPLSAIRDLCDPYLNLFRNIIPPIFDTLDVSPLLAFAVLGVLGSILNNSRGMY